The following proteins are co-located in the Silene latifolia isolate original U9 population chromosome 1, ASM4854445v1, whole genome shotgun sequence genome:
- the LOC141604729 gene encoding uncharacterized protein LOC141604729 has translation MTGTIIVSGDGKGTDGKGDGSGSKSYEIIAPSSPLYLHPSDSPSLSLTQIKFDGENYELWADAIKNGLDAKNKLSFVEGTVAKPETPVGEAESVEAVAWRQCNAMVKAWLRNAIEIRLHPSITFSGTVPEIWKELKERYATANAPRIHQLKAELTECKQAKDEAIVEYYTRLKSIWDELGNYSRVPSCTCGAAAFFTKEREEEKVHQFLMGLDTAKYGHLRSNLLMEDDVTSLSRAYALVLREERHKVMTKGKEEIIETAMATLTVSNDSQIEGEEIKPPRCTYCKKYWHTEDKCYSKHGYPSRGRGRGGRRGGRGQGRGGRGSDYQNANAASTSETDNQRVELTADELSRVRAFLASKTTANQNQKLTPGPVYEDEDWTG, from the exons ATGACAGGAACCATCATCGTCAGTGGAGATGGAAAAGGGACAGACGGAAAAGGCGATGGAAGCGGAAGCAAGTCATACGAAATAATCGCTCCGTCTTCACCGTTATACCTTCATCCTTCCGATAGCCCGAGTCTATCATTGACTCAGATTAAGTTTGATGGTGAGAACTACGAGTTATGGGCCGATGCTATTAAAAACGGCCTCGACGCGAAAAATAAATTGTCTTTTGTCGAGGGTACTGTTGCAAAACCAGAAACGCCGGTGGGAGAAGCAGAAAGTGTTGAAGCCGTGGCATGGCGTCAGTGTAACGCCATGGTAAAAGCATGGTTAAGGAACGCAATTGAAATACGTCTTCACCCTAGTATCACGTTTTCTGGTACCGTACCTGAAATCTGGAAGGAGTTGAAGGAAAGATACGCCACCGCTAACGCACCACGAATACATCAGTTGAAGGCAGAACTTACTGAATGCAAACAAGCAAAGGATGAGGCCATTGTTGAATATTATACTCGACTCAAATCAATATGGGACGAGTTAGGAAATTATAGTCGTGTACCATCTTGTACTTGTGGTGCAGCCGCTTTCTTTACTAAGGAGCGCGAGGAAGAAAAAGTACACCAATTCTTGATGGGGTTGGATACAGCCAAGTATGGGCATCTTCGATCGAATTTGCTTATGGAGGACGATGTAACATCGTTGAGCAGAGCCTAtgctctcgttttgcgtgaagaaAGACACAAGGTGATGACAAAAGGCAAGGAGGAAATCATTGAAACAGCGATGGCTACACTGACCGTCTCTAATGACTCGCAAATCGAAGGAGAAGAAATTAAACCCCCAAGATGCACATACTGTAAAAAGTATTGGCACACAGAGGATAAATGTTACAGTAAACATGGTTATCCGTCTCGAGGACGAGGTCGTGGTGGCAGACGTGGCGGACGTGGACAAGGACGTGGAGGTCGCGGTTCAGATTATCAGAATGCTAATGCTGCATCAACAAGTGAGACAGACAACCAACGGGTTGAACTGACCGCGGATGAACTAAGTCGTGTAAGGGCTTTCTTGGCGTCAAAAACAACTGCAAATCAGAATCAAAAATTAACACCAG GACCGGTCTACGAGGATGAAGATTGGACAGGGTGA
- the LOC141609605 gene encoding HIPL1 protein-like has protein sequence MGFTKIVSFFCLLSLLFFADKLSSHPLCIDSSYPLTLKNPLKFCNYNQSSCCNATQDVHLQKQFQSMNVSDSACASILKSILCARCDQFSGQLFGLDSKTSPVPVLCNSTVSSTSPQSIQSETNFCSKVWDTCQNVSVLNSPFAPSLQGRGGPQLNSKLSNISDMWQSKTDFCNAFGRSSNTESLCFSGDPVTLNTTGIPSTPAGLCLEKIGNGSYLDMVPLTDGSNRAFFSSQEGKIWLATLPKQGSNGVIEVDESSPFLDLSDIVHFDAQFGLMSIAVHPRFTENGRFFASFNCDKTSWPACGGRCACNSDVNCDPSKLPSDNGAQPCQYQSVVAEFTVNGTDSRPTMATSADPTEVRRILTIGLPFTSHHGGQILFGPDGYLYFMMGDGGGGGDPYNFSQNKNSLLGKIVRLDVDNVPSAAERSTLDLWGNYSIPKDNPFINDNQSQSEIWALGLRNPWRCSFDAERPSYFMCADVGQDKYEEVNIITKGGNFGWRVYEGTSLYNPPTSPGGNTSKNSINPIFPVMGYNHSAVNSKEGSASITGGFFYRSLIDPCMYGRYLYADLYGGPIWQGTEFPKDSGKFNTALLPISCATDTPIKCSSVPGSSAPSIGYIFSFGEDLDKDVYVLTSSGVYRVVRPSRCNYTCSKENITHVPTTGLAPSPSQSEGTQLRKDLCRSLVFMLSFFVFLIILNW, from the exons ATGGGTTTTACCAAAATTGTTAGTTTTTTTTGTCTGTTGAGCTTGTTGTTTTTTGCTGATAAGCTGTCATCTCATCCTCTATGCATTGACTCAA GCTATCCTCTTACCTTGAAGAATCCTTTGAAATTTTGCAACTATAATCAGAGTTCATGCTGCAATGCCACACAAGATGTGCACCTGCAAAAGCAATTTCAGTCTATGAATGTATCTGATTCTGCCTGTGCCTCCATCCTCAAGTCAATTCTATGTGCT CGATGCGACCAATTCTCAGGACAATTATTCGGATTGGATAGCAAAACGAGTCCAGTTCCTGTTCTGTGTAATTCTACAGTCTCATCCACTTCACCACAATCCATTCAATCAGAAACCAACTTCTGCTCTAAAGTATGGGATACATGTCAGAATGTGTCTGTGTTAAATTCCCCATTTGCTCCGTCACTACAAGGTCGAGGTGGGCCCCAACTAAATTCCAAACTGTCCAACATCAGCGACATGTGGCAGTCAAAAACTGATTTCTGCAATGCCTTTGGTAGATCTTCAAATACTGAATCGCTATGCTTTAGTGGAGACCCTGTAACTTTAAATACTACCGGAATACCAAGTACTCCAGCTGGTTTATGCCTTGAAAAAATAGGCAATGGGTCTTACCTTGATATGGTTCCTCTTACCGATGGCTCCAATCGCGCTTTCTTCTCTAGCCAAGAAGGAAAGATTTGGTTGGCAACATTGCCTAAACAAGGGTCAAATGGAGTGATTGAAGTAGATGAATCGAGTCCATTTTTGGATTTGAGTGATATAGTACATTTTGATGCACAATTTGGATTGATGAGCATAGCTGTTCATCCCAGGTTCACTGAAAATGGTCGTTTCTTCGCTTCGTTTAATTGTGATAAGACATCCTGGCCGGCATGTGGAGGACGTTGTGCATGTAACTCGGATGTTAACTGTGATCCTTCAAAGTTACCGTCTGATAATGGTGCTCAGCCATGCCAGTATCAAAGCGTTGTAGCGGAATTCACTGTCAATGGCACGGATTCACGGCCAACCATG GCAACATCTGCAGACCCGACAGAAGTAAGAAGAATACTTACTATAGGATTGCCTTTTACATCCCATCATGGTGGACAAATTCTTTTCGGCCCAGATGGGTATTTATACTTTATGATGGGAGATGGAGGAGGTGGTGGCGATCCTTACAACTTTTCTCAAAACAAGAATTCGCTGCTTGGCAAAATTGTGAGACTTGATGTTGACAATGTTCCAA GTGCAGCAGAAAGAAGTACACTGGACCTATGGGGAAACTACAGTATCCCAAAAGACAACCCTTTTATCAATGATAATCAGTCACAATCTGAAATATGGGCCTTGGGACTTAGAAATCCTTGGAGATGCAGTTTTGATGCTGAAAGGCCTTCGTACTTCATGTGTGCAGATGTCGGACAG GACAAATATGAAGAAGTGAACATAATCACCAAGGGTGGAAACTTTGGTTGGCGCGTTTACGAGGGTACCTCCCTTTATAATCCTCCTACATCACCTGGAGGAAATACTTCGAAGAACTCCATAAATCCCATTTTCCCAGTGATGGGTTATAACCATTCTGCAGTAAACTCGAAAGAAGGATCAGCGTCAATCACAGGCGGCTTCTTCTATAGGTCGTTAATTGATCCTTGCATGTATGGAAG GTACCTTTACGCTGATTTATATGGCGGCCCTATATGGCAAGGAACTGAATTCCCAAAAGATAGTGGAAAATTCAACACTGCCCTTCTACCCATAAGTTGTGCAACAGACACCCCAATAAAGTGCAGCTCGGTCCCAGGAAGTTCAGCCCCTTCTATCGGTTATATTTTCTCATTCGGGGAAGACCTGGATAAAGATGTTTATGTCCTGACTAGTAGTGGTGTTTACAGAGTTGTTCGTCCTAGCCGGTGCAACTACACTTGCTCAAAGGAGAACATAACACATGTTCCTACTACCGGTCTAGCTCCATCGCCTTCTCAATCAGAAGGGACGCAGTTGAGGAAAGACCTATGTAGAAGTTTAGTGTTTATGCTGTCATTTTTTGTCTTTTTAATAATACTAAACTGGTAG